From the Leucobacter denitrificans genome, one window contains:
- a CDS encoding acetyl/propionyl/methylcrotonyl-CoA carboxylase subunit alpha has protein sequence MSRIRKVLIANRGEIAVRIIRAAADSGIASVAVYADQDRDALHAQLADEAYALGGSTSAETYLVIDKILGVARRSGADAVHPGYGFLAENAEFAKAVIDQGLTWIGPSPEAIERLGDKVSARHVAEKVNAPLAPGTSDPVAGAEEVLAFADQVGLPVAIKAAFGGGGRGLKVAYERDEVADLFESATREAVAAFGRGECFVEKFLEKPRHVETQCLADSHGNVVVVSTRDCSLQRRHQKLVEEAPAPFLSDEQNEKLYAASKAILKEVGYVGAGTCEFLVAIDGTISFLEVNTRLQVEHPVSEEITGIDLVREQFRIAEGGVLDYDDPVTHGHSIEFRLNGEDAGNGFLPAPGPVALFKPASGPGVRIDTGVETGDVVSGAFDSMLGKLIVTGSTREEALQRARRALDEFEIQGLPTVLPFHRKIVRDPAFTAPDGDFKVYTTWIENEFENDIAPWEGETPPLANDPRRQEVVVEVAGRRIEVSMPTTLLPLADQDVTRGPAPKRAKGLGVAATTGDAVLAPMQATVVKVLAEAGQEVQEGDLLLVLEAMKMEQSVYAHRAGTVSTIDAPVGQTVPSGHLLLAITDAV, from the coding sequence ATGTCGCGCATTCGTAAAGTGCTTATCGCCAACCGTGGTGAGATCGCCGTTCGCATTATCCGTGCCGCAGCAGACAGTGGCATCGCCTCAGTCGCTGTTTACGCAGACCAAGATCGCGATGCGTTGCATGCGCAGCTTGCTGACGAGGCCTACGCACTCGGTGGATCGACGAGCGCAGAGACGTACCTCGTCATCGACAAGATTCTCGGGGTCGCACGCCGCTCTGGCGCCGATGCGGTGCACCCGGGCTATGGGTTCCTCGCGGAGAACGCAGAGTTCGCGAAGGCCGTGATTGACCAGGGACTTACCTGGATCGGGCCAAGCCCCGAGGCCATCGAGCGCCTCGGCGACAAGGTGTCCGCACGCCACGTCGCCGAAAAGGTGAACGCGCCACTCGCCCCTGGCACAAGCGATCCCGTCGCGGGTGCCGAAGAGGTGCTCGCGTTTGCGGATCAGGTCGGGCTTCCCGTCGCCATCAAGGCGGCATTCGGTGGTGGTGGTCGCGGCCTCAAGGTTGCGTACGAGCGCGACGAGGTCGCAGACCTCTTTGAATCGGCAACCCGCGAGGCCGTCGCCGCATTCGGTCGAGGCGAGTGCTTTGTCGAGAAGTTCCTTGAGAAGCCCCGCCACGTTGAGACGCAGTGCCTCGCCGACAGCCACGGAAACGTCGTAGTCGTGTCGACCCGCGACTGCTCGCTTCAGCGACGCCACCAGAAGCTTGTCGAAGAAGCGCCTGCACCGTTCCTCAGCGATGAGCAGAACGAAAAGTTGTACGCCGCGTCGAAGGCGATCCTCAAAGAGGTTGGTTATGTGGGTGCCGGCACCTGCGAGTTCCTCGTCGCAATCGACGGCACGATCTCGTTCCTCGAGGTCAACACCCGCCTACAGGTCGAGCACCCGGTCTCTGAAGAGATCACGGGTATTGACCTCGTGCGCGAGCAGTTCCGCATCGCCGAGGGCGGGGTGCTCGACTACGACGACCCCGTGACGCACGGTCACTCCATCGAGTTCCGTCTCAACGGCGAAGACGCAGGCAACGGGTTCCTCCCGGCTCCTGGCCCGGTCGCGCTCTTCAAGCCTGCGTCGGGCCCTGGTGTTCGCATCGATACCGGCGTCGAGACCGGTGACGTAGTTTCGGGCGCCTTCGATTCCATGCTCGGCAAGCTCATCGTTACAGGATCAACACGTGAGGAGGCGCTGCAGCGCGCCCGCCGTGCCCTCGACGAGTTCGAGATTCAGGGTCTGCCAACCGTGCTGCCGTTCCACCGCAAGATCGTGCGCGACCCCGCATTCACCGCGCCAGACGGCGACTTCAAGGTCTACACCACCTGGATCGAGAACGAGTTCGAAAACGACATCGCTCCGTGGGAGGGCGAGACGCCGCCACTCGCGAACGACCCACGCCGCCAGGAGGTCGTTGTCGAGGTCGCTGGCCGCCGCATTGAAGTATCGATGCCAACCACACTGCTGCCGCTCGCCGATCAAGACGTGACTCGTGGCCCAGCGCCGAAGCGCGCGAAGGGCCTAGGTGTCGCTGCGACGACCGGCGACGCCGTGCTCGCGCCGATGCAGGCGACCGTCGTGAAGGTGCTCGCTGAAGCTGGTCAAGAGGTGCAAGAGGGCGATCTGCTGCTCGTGCTCGAGGCGATGAAGATGGAGCAGTCCGTCTACGCACACCGCGCGGGCACCGTTTCGACCATCGATGCACCCGTGGGGCAGACGGTTCCGAGCGGGCACCTGCTGCTCGCGATCACCGACGCGGTGTAA
- a CDS encoding LLM class flavin-dependent oxidoreductase: protein MADLKLSFLDLATVERDGDIAAALAHSVELARAAEAGGYERIWYAEHHNMPTIASSAPAVLIAHIAAHTERIGLGSGGVMLPNHSPLVVAEQFGTLAELHPGRIHIGLGRAPGTDGATFRALRRTVQAADSFPQDVLELQALLGDELPRSGVNAYPGRGTKIPLTILGSSLFGANLAAQLGLPYSFASHFAPQALTQAVQHYRDNYQPSEAHPEPYVSAGVNVVAAESDQAAAELFGRAEVERIRSFLSRGRETPITTEQAEQLIDSPAAYEIRQMLHYSAVGGPERVREQLAEFAKLANADELVTVHPLPTREEQLASLRIAAPAAAAATV, encoded by the coding sequence ATGGCCGACTTGAAGCTCTCGTTCCTTGACCTCGCAACTGTCGAACGCGACGGTGACATCGCCGCTGCCCTCGCGCACTCAGTAGAACTCGCGAGGGCCGCCGAGGCGGGCGGGTACGAACGAATCTGGTACGCAGAGCACCACAACATGCCGACCATCGCGTCGAGCGCGCCCGCGGTGCTCATCGCGCACATCGCGGCGCACACCGAGCGAATCGGGTTAGGTTCGGGCGGCGTTATGCTCCCGAATCACTCGCCGCTTGTGGTCGCCGAGCAGTTTGGCACGCTCGCCGAGTTGCACCCAGGGCGGATCCACATTGGCCTCGGCCGAGCCCCCGGCACCGATGGTGCGACCTTCCGCGCACTGCGTCGTACGGTTCAGGCCGCTGACTCGTTCCCGCAAGACGTACTCGAACTGCAGGCGCTCCTCGGCGACGAGCTGCCCCGTTCAGGAGTGAACGCGTATCCCGGTCGCGGTACCAAGATCCCGCTGACGATTCTCGGTTCGAGCCTCTTCGGTGCGAACCTTGCAGCACAGCTTGGCCTCCCCTACTCCTTCGCCTCGCACTTCGCACCTCAGGCGCTCACGCAAGCCGTGCAGCACTATCGCGACAACTACCAGCCGAGCGAGGCTCACCCCGAACCCTACGTCAGCGCCGGAGTGAACGTGGTCGCTGCCGAGTCAGACCAGGCCGCCGCCGAGCTCTTCGGCCGGGCAGAAGTCGAGCGGATCCGCAGTTTTCTCTCGCGCGGTCGCGAAACGCCGATCACTACCGAGCAGGCCGAGCAACTCATCGACTCACCCGCGGCGTACGAAATTCGCCAGATGCTGCACTACTCAGCGGTTGGCGGGCCCGAGCGGGTGCGCGAGCAACTCGCTGAGTTCGCGAAGCTCGCGAACGCCGATGAACTCGTCACGGTGCACCCGCTGCCCACTCGCGAAGAGCAACTCGCGTCGCTCCGCATCGCTGCACCGGCTGCTGCTGCTGCCACGGTTTAG
- a CDS encoding cupredoxin domain-containing protein, with product MSRRIAARAAATLGALTLALTLAACASPPEVVPSDDGVEPAVVVTVIDNRYEPSEVEIEAGEAVQWVFQGSAKHDVVADDGSFVSELMYEGTYTHVFDESGEFPYVCSIHPEMTGVVHVN from the coding sequence ATGAGCAGGCGGATCGCGGCTCGCGCCGCCGCAACACTCGGCGCCTTGACCCTCGCTCTCACGCTCGCAGCGTGTGCCTCGCCGCCCGAAGTGGTGCCCTCGGATGACGGTGTCGAGCCCGCGGTCGTCGTGACGGTGATCGATAACAGGTACGAGCCGAGCGAGGTCGAGATCGAAGCTGGCGAAGCAGTGCAATGGGTGTTCCAGGGCTCAGCAAAGCACGATGTAGTGGCCGATGACGGCAGCTTTGTGAGCGAGCTCATGTACGAGGGTACTTACACTCACGTGTTCGATGAGTCAGGCGAGTTCCCGTATGTCTGCTCGATCCACCCCGAAATGACCGGGGTCGTTCATGTTAACTGA
- a CDS encoding NAD(P)H-quinone dehydrogenase translates to MAKERKHRIVVVGGGPGGYEAALTGAQLGAEVTLIERAGVGGSTVLTDVVPSKSLIATAGAAQAVRDAGKLGVQAFLPGGDGKPLRPEIAVNLAAVNKRLLAMAGAQSVDMRESLEAAGVRIVHGSGRLDGPGAVLVSTSSDGGTDFDRVEADTIVVSVGASPRELDSAKPDGERILTWKQLYDLQDVPEHLIVVGSGVTGAEFANAYATLGAEVTLVSSREQVLPGEDPDAAAVIEHEFKRIGMNVMSKSRAESVERTEKGVLVTLADGRTVEGSHCLMAVGSTPNTEGLGLEEAGIELTESGHIRVNKVARTSIPSVYAAGDCTDFFPLASVASMQGRTAIMHALGDFVRPISLRNVAANVFTYPEIATVGWNEHTLADASNVAKAVTHTIPLNGNPRAKMIGFTDGFVKLFAWEASGTVIGGVIVAHRASELIFPLALAVEHRLTVDQVASAFTVYPSLTGAITDAARAMHVRQ, encoded by the coding sequence ATGGCGAAAGAACGAAAGCATCGAATCGTTGTCGTTGGCGGCGGTCCGGGCGGATATGAAGCCGCGCTCACCGGCGCGCAGTTGGGTGCCGAGGTCACGCTCATTGAACGCGCGGGCGTTGGTGGATCGACGGTGCTCACCGATGTTGTGCCGTCGAAGAGTCTGATTGCAACCGCTGGCGCGGCGCAGGCCGTGCGCGACGCAGGCAAGCTTGGAGTACAGGCGTTTCTGCCTGGTGGCGACGGCAAGCCCTTGCGTCCTGAGATCGCGGTCAACCTCGCGGCAGTGAATAAGCGACTTCTCGCGATGGCGGGTGCGCAGTCGGTAGATATGCGAGAAAGCCTCGAGGCTGCGGGCGTACGCATTGTTCACGGATCGGGGCGTCTCGACGGGCCAGGCGCTGTACTGGTGTCGACCTCAAGTGACGGCGGAACTGATTTTGACCGGGTTGAAGCAGACACCATTGTGGTGTCGGTGGGTGCGAGCCCGCGCGAGCTCGACTCGGCGAAGCCAGATGGCGAGCGAATTCTCACCTGGAAACAGCTCTATGACCTGCAAGATGTGCCCGAGCACCTCATTGTCGTCGGGTCTGGCGTGACCGGTGCAGAGTTCGCGAACGCGTACGCGACGCTCGGGGCCGAGGTAACTCTCGTGTCGAGCCGCGAGCAGGTGCTCCCGGGCGAAGACCCAGATGCCGCCGCGGTGATCGAGCACGAGTTCAAGCGGATCGGCATGAACGTGATGTCGAAGTCGCGCGCAGAGTCCGTGGAGCGTACCGAGAAGGGCGTACTCGTCACGCTTGCCGACGGGCGCACAGTTGAGGGGTCGCACTGTCTCATGGCTGTGGGATCCACCCCGAACACCGAGGGTCTTGGGCTCGAAGAAGCCGGCATCGAGCTCACCGAGAGCGGCCACATTCGCGTGAATAAGGTTGCTCGAACGTCGATACCTTCGGTCTACGCGGCTGGCGACTGCACCGACTTCTTTCCGCTCGCATCGGTGGCCTCGATGCAGGGCCGCACCGCGATCATGCACGCGCTCGGCGACTTCGTGCGCCCCATATCGCTGCGCAACGTCGCCGCAAACGTGTTTACCTACCCCGAGATCGCGACGGTCGGGTGGAACGAGCACACCCTCGCCGACGCGAGCAACGTTGCGAAGGCTGTCACACACACGATTCCGCTGAACGGTAACCCTCGCGCGAAGATGATTGGGTTCACCGACGGCTTCGTAAAGCTCTTCGCATGGGAGGCGTCGGGCACCGTGATCGGCGGCGTCATCGTTGCTCACCGCGCGAGTGAGCTGATTTTCCCGCTCGCACTCGCGGTTGAGCACCGTTTGACAGTGGATCAGGTAGCGTCAGCATTCACCGTCTACCCATCGCTCACGGGCGCGATTACCGACGCCGCCCGCGCGATGCACGTGCGGCAATGA
- a CDS encoding aminotransferase class I/II-fold pyridoxal phosphate-dependent enzyme has product MSDPQAESVLERDSGMPASTWRLRSDAWEFLRFAVKRLVYGDGSEVSEALAPDGEIRRSLRTLETVEMYWAGFGRRYTREIGELLDEGKFQIALDRIGKVVNRLRTAGTPEEATNLAVEEDEVETDVDPRPRFEVLVIDETTEADREAMHADVLRMRSSADAFVYEYVIVPSADDAVAAVLTNPNILACVIRPGFSERTKRSLSSDLRRSIELAHGAVTAPQTSLRNQLQSVQRVLGLADTLASVRPELDLYLMAGAHIEDLAGSLTKRFRRIFRREDQLELHLSLLRRVSHLYDTPFFSAIQDHARRPVGVFHALPVARGGSVVSSKWIRDLADFYGLNLLLAETSATSGGLDSLLAPVHTLKKAQELAARAYGAKHTFFVTNGTSTANKIVHQALVSPNEVVMVDRNCHKSHHHSVMLTGARPAYLEAYPLNEFAFYGAVPLSQIKQMLLDYRAAGRLDEVRMVTLTNCTFDGIVYDPARIMAECLTIKPDLVFLWDEAWFAFGAFHPVTRRRTAMASAKQLEQQLKTSAHAAAYQEQQERLFDADGNAAPDEVWINERLIPSPDARIRVYATQSTHKTLTALRQGSMIHVYDQDWVRDAEDPFHEAYMTHTSTSPNYQILASLDIGRRQVELEGFELVQRQLDLATSLKQSISRHPLLKRTFRVLTGHDLIPEEYRGVGGPMPLREGLSNMWEAWDHDEFVVDPSRITIEISRSGVSGDTFKHELLMDRYGIQVNKTSRNTVLFMTNIGTSRSAIAYLIEVLVKLAERFEEESAQRDPDQLVPEEVPMPPLPDFSSFAPEYASDEVLRDGDMRRAFFKGQRRNNVEYVLGDDLRARVEAGEQPVSAAFVTPYPPGFPVLVPGQVVSREVLAFMQVLDTREIHGYDPLRGYRILK; this is encoded by the coding sequence ATGTCAGACCCGCAGGCAGAATCAGTGCTTGAACGCGACTCGGGTATGCCCGCGAGCACCTGGAGATTGCGAAGCGATGCCTGGGAGTTTCTGAGGTTCGCGGTGAAGCGCCTCGTGTACGGCGATGGATCCGAGGTTTCTGAAGCTCTTGCTCCGGACGGCGAGATTCGGCGCTCACTTCGCACACTTGAAACCGTTGAGATGTACTGGGCGGGGTTCGGCAGACGCTACACCAGGGAGATTGGTGAGCTCCTCGATGAGGGCAAGTTCCAGATCGCGCTCGATCGCATCGGCAAGGTCGTCAACCGACTCCGCACCGCGGGCACGCCCGAAGAGGCGACGAATCTCGCGGTCGAAGAAGACGAAGTTGAAACCGACGTCGACCCCAGGCCGCGCTTCGAGGTGCTCGTTATTGATGAGACGACCGAGGCTGACCGCGAGGCGATGCACGCCGATGTGCTGCGCATGCGAAGCTCTGCCGACGCGTTCGTCTACGAATACGTCATCGTACCGTCGGCGGACGATGCGGTCGCTGCGGTGCTCACCAACCCGAACATCCTCGCCTGCGTAATTCGCCCCGGATTCAGCGAGCGAACCAAGCGCAGCCTGAGTTCCGATCTTCGTCGGTCGATCGAACTCGCGCACGGGGCGGTTACTGCGCCGCAAACCTCGCTGCGCAATCAGCTCCAGTCAGTACAGCGCGTGCTCGGACTTGCCGACACACTCGCGAGCGTCAGGCCCGAGCTCGACCTCTACCTCATGGCGGGCGCCCACATCGAAGACCTTGCGGGCTCCCTCACCAAGCGTTTCCGCCGTATTTTCCGCCGCGAGGACCAGCTAGAACTGCACCTCTCGCTGCTGCGTCGCGTCTCGCACCTGTACGACACTCCGTTCTTCTCCGCGATCCAAGACCACGCACGTCGCCCGGTCGGCGTGTTCCACGCGTTGCCCGTCGCTCGCGGTGGCTCGGTGGTTTCGTCGAAGTGGATCCGCGACCTCGCCGACTTCTACGGCCTCAACCTACTACTTGCCGAGACGTCTGCGACGTCAGGCGGGCTCGATTCGCTGCTCGCTCCAGTGCACACGCTCAAGAAGGCGCAGGAGCTCGCCGCCCGCGCATACGGCGCGAAGCATACGTTCTTTGTGACTAACGGCACGTCGACCGCAAACAAGATCGTGCACCAGGCGCTCGTGTCTCCCAACGAGGTCGTGATGGTGGATCGCAACTGCCACAAGTCGCACCACCACTCAGTAATGCTCACGGGTGCCCGACCCGCCTACCTCGAGGCGTACCCGCTCAACGAGTTCGCGTTCTACGGCGCGGTTCCGCTCAGCCAGATCAAGCAGATGCTGCTCGACTACCGCGCCGCTGGCCGCCTCGACGAGGTGCGAATGGTGACGCTGACCAACTGCACCTTTGACGGCATCGTCTACGACCCTGCCCGCATCATGGCTGAGTGCCTCACGATCAAACCAGACCTCGTGTTTCTCTGGGATGAGGCATGGTTCGCCTTCGGCGCCTTCCATCCCGTCACCCGCCGCCGCACGGCAATGGCCTCGGCGAAGCAGCTGGAACAGCAGCTCAAGACGTCGGCACACGCTGCCGCGTATCAGGAGCAACAGGAGCGGCTGTTCGACGCCGACGGTAACGCAGCCCCCGATGAGGTGTGGATCAACGAGCGTCTCATCCCTTCACCCGATGCCCGTATTCGGGTCTACGCCACCCAATCTACGCACAAGACTCTAACGGCGCTTCGCCAAGGTTCGATGATCCACGTTTATGACCAGGACTGGGTACGCGACGCGGAAGATCCATTCCACGAGGCGTATATGACTCACACGTCAACCTCGCCGAACTACCAGATTCTCGCCTCGCTCGACATTGGCCGTCGCCAGGTCGAGCTCGAGGGTTTCGAGCTCGTGCAGCGGCAGCTCGATCTCGCGACGAGCCTGAAGCAGTCGATCTCGCGCCATCCGCTCTTGAAGCGCACCTTTAGGGTGCTCACGGGGCACGACCTGATCCCCGAGGAGTACCGAGGCGTGGGCGGCCCGATGCCGCTCCGCGAAGGGCTCTCGAACATGTGGGAGGCGTGGGATCACGACGAGTTTGTGGTGGATCCGTCGCGCATCACCATCGAGATTTCTCGCTCTGGCGTGAGCGGAGACACCTTCAAGCACGAGCTGCTCATGGACCGCTACGGCATCCAAGTCAACAAGACGAGCCGCAACACCGTGCTGTTCATGACGAACATCGGCACCTCGCGCAGCGCGATCGCATACCTCATCGAGGTACTCGTGAAGCTCGCCGAGCGCTTCGAGGAGGAGAGTGCGCAGCGCGATCCGGACCAACTGGTGCCCGAGGAAGTGCCGATGCCTCCGCTCCCCGACTTCAGTTCATTCGCGCCCGAGTATGCGAGCGACGAGGTACTTCGTGACGGAGACATGCGCCGTGCGTTCTTCAAGGGCCAGCGACGCAACAATGTTGAGTACGTGCTGGGTGATGACCTGCGCGCCCGCGTCGAGGCCGGCGAGCAGCCGGTGTCTGCCGCGTTCGTGACGCCGTACCCACCGGGCTTCCCCGTACTGGTTCCCGGTCAAGTTGTCTCGCGCGAGGTGCTCGCGTTTATGCAGGTGCTCGATACGCGCGAGATCCACGGCTACGACCCGCTTCGCGGATACCGCATCCTCAAGTAA
- a CDS encoding purine-nucleoside phosphorylase — protein MENSQDPKALAAEAAAVIADLTGVAHHDIALTLGSGWGKAADVIGETVSVLDAEQVPGFHTSGVPGHSGTLKSIRLENGKHALVIGARTHFYEGRGVRAVVHGVRTAAATGAKIMVLTNGAGGVNPNYAPGQPVLIRDHINLTAASPLEGATFVDLTDLYSQRLRALALEVDPTLNEGVYTQFTGPHYETPAEVRYAGIIGGDIVGMSTALEAIAAREAGMEILGFSLITNLAAGIQETPLSHAEVLEAGRDAEPRLAKLLSEIVTRF, from the coding sequence ATGGAGAACTCACAAGACCCGAAGGCCCTTGCTGCCGAAGCCGCAGCAGTCATCGCTGACCTCACCGGTGTCGCTCACCACGACATCGCGCTCACGCTCGGAAGCGGCTGGGGCAAGGCCGCAGACGTCATCGGCGAGACCGTGTCGGTGCTCGACGCCGAGCAGGTGCCGGGCTTTCACACGTCGGGCGTGCCCGGTCACTCGGGAACGCTGAAGTCGATCCGCCTCGAAAACGGCAAGCATGCGCTCGTCATCGGCGCCCGCACCCACTTCTATGAGGGGCGCGGCGTGCGCGCGGTCGTGCACGGGGTGCGCACCGCGGCCGCCACTGGCGCGAAAATCATGGTGCTGACGAATGGCGCGGGTGGCGTGAACCCGAACTACGCGCCGGGTCAGCCGGTGCTCATTCGCGATCACATCAATCTCACGGCGGCGTCGCCGCTCGAGGGCGCGACATTTGTGGATCTCACCGACCTCTACTCGCAGCGACTGCGCGCACTTGCCCTCGAGGTGGATCCGACACTGAACGAGGGCGTCTACACCCAATTCACTGGTCCTCACTACGAGACTCCGGCGGAGGTGCGCTACGCAGGGATCATTGGCGGCGACATCGTAGGTATGTCGACCGCGCTCGAGGCGATCGCGGCGCGTGAGGCTGGCATGGAGATTCTAGGGTTCTCGCTCATCACGAACCTTGCCGCCGGAATCCAAGAGACCCCACTAAGCCACGCCGAGGTGCTCGAAGCCGGCCGCGACGCCGAGCCGCGCCTCGCGAAGCTGCTCAGCGAGATCGTCACTCGTTTCTAA
- a CDS encoding flavin monoamine oxidase family protein has protein sequence MHTVDVVVIGAGFAGLTASRELSNAGYEVLTLEARDRIGGRTWTDYRLGHDLELGANWVHWVQPHVWAEMTRYSRGIERSPRAEEAYWHGADGKPRQGTLEEFMALIDEGQQLVIDDVREAMPRGAEPTVGRIEELDHLSIQDRFDRLGLASEAKAANESVWVGHVNAPLSEVGLSSALRWVAATGGHWQLMHEASATYRVAGGLKAFTAAIASEITGEIRLNSRVASVAQSGTGADAHAVVTLESGEQIRAKRVVSTLPVNAIGEIAFEPELPLAWRRQHAERVASQGTKVWIRVGGHVSRFFAYANQNDPISVLKAEFYCADERGNYTILVGFGPDHSRVDVDDIASLQAAVDRCRPGLAVEEATAHDWMADPLSQTTWMTHRPHQLTRDLTELQATQGMLHFATTDNANLWGGFIDGAIESGLREARRIIDSLPRPQRRSGS, from the coding sequence ATGCACACTGTCGATGTTGTGGTGATTGGTGCGGGCTTCGCGGGGCTTACTGCATCGCGCGAACTCTCGAACGCGGGCTACGAGGTGCTCACGCTCGAGGCGAGAGACCGCATTGGTGGACGCACCTGGACCGACTATCGCCTCGGTCACGACCTCGAACTCGGCGCGAACTGGGTTCACTGGGTGCAGCCGCACGTCTGGGCCGAGATGACCCGCTACTCCCGCGGCATCGAGCGCAGCCCAAGGGCCGAAGAGGCCTACTGGCACGGTGCCGATGGCAAGCCGAGGCAGGGCACACTCGAGGAGTTCATGGCGCTCATCGACGAGGGTCAGCAGCTCGTCATCGACGATGTGCGCGAGGCGATGCCGCGCGGCGCAGAGCCAACAGTGGGGCGGATCGAAGAGCTCGACCACCTCTCAATACAAGATCGGTTTGACCGCCTCGGCCTCGCCTCAGAGGCCAAGGCAGCGAACGAGTCGGTGTGGGTCGGGCACGTGAACGCTCCGCTCTCAGAGGTCGGCCTATCGAGCGCCCTCCGCTGGGTGGCCGCCACAGGCGGGCACTGGCAGCTCATGCACGAGGCGTCGGCAACCTACCGAGTGGCGGGAGGGCTCAAAGCTTTCACCGCCGCAATTGCGAGCGAGATCACGGGCGAGATCCGCCTGAACTCGCGCGTCGCCTCGGTGGCCCAGTCAGGAACAGGCGCCGACGCGCACGCAGTGGTCACGCTCGAAAGTGGCGAGCAGATTCGCGCGAAGCGCGTCGTCTCCACCCTCCCCGTGAACGCAATTGGCGAGATCGCCTTCGAACCAGAGCTTCCGCTCGCCTGGCGTCGCCAGCACGCCGAGCGCGTTGCGTCACAGGGCACTAAGGTGTGGATCCGCGTAGGCGGCCACGTGTCCAGGTTCTTCGCGTACGCCAACCAAAACGACCCGATCTCGGTGCTCAAGGCAGAGTTCTACTGCGCGGATGAGCGCGGTAACTACACGATCCTCGTTGGGTTCGGCCCCGACCACAGTCGCGTCGATGTCGACGACATCGCCTCGCTGCAGGCGGCAGTTGACCGCTGCAGGCCGGGGCTCGCCGTGGAAGAGGCGACCGCGCACGACTGGATGGCCGATCCACTGTCTCAGACGACCTGGATGACGCATCGCCCGCACCAACTCACCCGCGACCTCACCGAGCTACAGGCGACGCAGGGCATGCTGCACTTCGCGACCACCGACAACGCGAACCTCTGGGGCGGCTTTATCGATGGCGCGATTGAGAGTGGGCTTCGCGAGGCGCGGCGCATCATCGATTCGCTTCCTCGGCCGCAACGTCGATCGGGGTCGTGA